The following proteins come from a genomic window of Mycobacterium sp. DL:
- a CDS encoding amidohydrolase family protein translates to MSTPTVPSPTRPVTTLYPPEGWGAPKNRHGHASGGIAGLPEGTEIFSADNHISVADDIFYERFPEELKGAAPRIWYEDGAYMVGMKGKAWTGGDFGRVLMQYDDLAGAASNNIEARIKELKQDGIDKELAFPNAVLALFHYPDKSLRERVFRIYNEHIADLQERSNGHFNGVGLINWWDPRGTRSTLEELKSLGLRTFLLPLNPGKDDDGNIYDYGSTAMDAVWDEIEAAGLPVSHHIGETPPKTPCQNNSVVVGMMVNVDSFREQFAKYVFSGILDRHPSLKIGWFEGGIAWVPTALQDAEHMLASYRHMFNHQLEHGVQHYWDNHMSASFMVDPLGLQLIDRIGVDNVMWSSDYPHNESTFGYSEKSLASVVDAVGADDAVKIVSTNVKKFLGLPVDAS, encoded by the coding sequence ATGTCCACTCCGACAGTTCCCTCGCCCACCCGCCCGGTGACGACGCTTTATCCCCCCGAAGGATGGGGCGCACCGAAGAACCGCCACGGACACGCCAGTGGCGGTATCGCAGGACTCCCCGAAGGAACCGAGATCTTCTCGGCGGACAATCACATCTCGGTCGCCGATGACATCTTCTATGAGCGGTTTCCCGAGGAACTCAAGGGCGCGGCCCCGCGCATCTGGTACGAGGACGGCGCGTACATGGTCGGCATGAAGGGCAAGGCGTGGACCGGCGGCGATTTCGGCCGGGTGCTCATGCAGTACGACGACCTCGCCGGGGCCGCGTCGAACAACATCGAGGCGCGCATCAAGGAGCTCAAGCAGGACGGCATCGACAAGGAACTGGCCTTCCCGAACGCGGTGCTGGCGCTGTTCCACTACCCGGACAAGTCCCTGCGCGAGAGAGTGTTCCGGATCTACAACGAGCACATCGCCGACCTGCAGGAGCGTTCCAACGGTCACTTCAACGGCGTCGGCCTGATCAACTGGTGGGATCCCCGTGGCACGCGCAGCACCCTCGAGGAGCTGAAGTCCCTGGGACTGCGGACATTCCTGCTGCCGCTCAACCCCGGCAAGGACGACGACGGCAACATCTACGACTACGGCAGCACCGCCATGGACGCCGTCTGGGACGAGATCGAGGCGGCAGGGTTGCCGGTCAGCCATCACATCGGCGAGACGCCCCCGAAAACGCCGTGCCAGAACAACAGCGTCGTGGTCGGCATGATGGTCAACGTCGACTCGTTCCGTGAGCAGTTCGCCAAGTACGTGTTCTCCGGCATCCTCGATCGGCATCCCTCGCTGAAGATCGGCTGGTTCGAAGGCGGGATCGCCTGGGTGCCGACCGCGCTGCAGGATGCCGAGCACATGCTCGCCTCCTACCGGCACATGTTCAACCACCAACTCGAGCACGGCGTTCAGCACTACTGGGACAACCACATGAGCGCCTCGTTCATGGTCGATCCGCTGGGCCTGCAGTTGATCGACCGCATCGGTGTCGACAACGTCATGTGGTCCTCGGACTACCCGCACAACGAGAGCACCTTCGGCTACTCCGAGAAGTCGTTGGCGTCGGTCGTCGACGCGGTGGGTGCGGACGACGCGGTCAAGATCGTCAGCACCAACGTCAAGAAGTTCCTCGGCCTCCCGGTTGACGCGTCGTGA
- a CDS encoding Xaa-Pro peptidase family protein, whose amino-acid sequence MTATTSARSGVTRIARTGHTWLDIPEKPDFARLRREVGVRLHAAMADQGVDALVLLGNGNVMYATGISWPLADAGLSHVERPVAVVLADDEHPHLFLPFREGSAMESDLPDDHLHGPVYLEFDEGVAEFAKTLTQLIPAGATVATDELTGAMRRAGSALFSSAPVDAAPAVGAAKLVKTIDQVACVRRACQITEQAVAEIQKSLAPGERQIDLSAEFVRRTFELGATTNMFDSIWQVMPSSRAEGTWTTTGDLALPLLTTEREIQQGDVLWTDVSIAYHGYCSDHGRTWIVGQDPTPTQQKQFDKWSEIVDAVLAVTKAGATCGDLGRAATAAAGGEKPWLPHFYLGHGIGTGAAEMPMIGTDLGQTWDDNFVFPAGMLLVLEPLVWEDGTGGYRGEEIVVVTEGGWMPLTDYPYDPYEVPRGN is encoded by the coding sequence GTGACGGCGACGACGTCCGCTCGATCCGGTGTCACCCGGATCGCCCGAACCGGGCATACGTGGCTGGACATCCCCGAGAAGCCCGACTTCGCCCGGTTACGAAGAGAAGTCGGTGTACGTCTGCACGCCGCAATGGCCGACCAGGGCGTGGATGCGCTGGTGTTGCTGGGTAACGGCAACGTCATGTACGCGACGGGGATCAGCTGGCCGCTGGCAGACGCGGGGTTGTCACATGTCGAGCGACCGGTAGCAGTCGTGCTGGCCGACGACGAGCACCCGCATCTGTTCCTGCCCTTCCGCGAGGGTTCGGCGATGGAGTCAGATCTGCCCGATGATCACCTACACGGGCCGGTCTATCTGGAGTTCGACGAAGGTGTCGCCGAGTTCGCGAAGACATTGACCCAACTGATCCCGGCCGGCGCGACAGTCGCAACCGACGAGCTGACCGGGGCGATGCGGCGGGCGGGCAGTGCGCTGTTCTCCAGCGCGCCGGTGGATGCCGCCCCGGCGGTCGGCGCCGCGAAACTGGTCAAGACTATCGACCAGGTCGCTTGTGTCCGGCGAGCGTGTCAGATCACCGAACAGGCGGTCGCCGAGATTCAGAAGTCGCTGGCCCCTGGTGAACGTCAGATCGACCTATCGGCTGAATTCGTGCGCCGCACTTTCGAACTCGGCGCCACCACCAACATGTTCGATTCCATCTGGCAGGTCATGCCCTCGTCGAGAGCGGAGGGAACCTGGACCACCACCGGCGATCTGGCCCTGCCCCTGCTGACGACCGAACGCGAGATCCAGCAGGGTGACGTGCTGTGGACAGATGTGTCCATCGCGTATCACGGCTACTGCTCCGACCACGGGCGCACCTGGATCGTCGGTCAGGATCCGACACCGACTCAGCAGAAGCAGTTCGACAAGTGGAGCGAGATTGTCGATGCCGTGCTCGCGGTGACCAAAGCCGGTGCGACCTGCGGTGACCTCGGGCGTGCGGCGACGGCGGCCGCCGGGGGTGAGAAACCGTGGCTGCCGCACTTCTATCTGGGCCATGGCATCGGGACCGGCGCAGCCGAAATGCCGATGATCGGAACCGATCTCGGGCAGACCTGGGACGACAACTTCGTCTTCCCTGCCGGCATGCTATTGGTGCTCGAACCGCTGGTCTGGGAGGACGGTACCGGCGGCTATCGCGGCGAGGAGATCGTGGTGGTCACCGAGGGCGGTTGGATGCCGCTGACCGACTATCCCTACGACCCGTACGAGGTGCCCCGTGGGAACTGA
- a CDS encoding M24 family metallopeptidase, translated as MGTEIEADGRALRFSRRERALAQMEVYDLDMLVLGRQANVRYISGAPQLWVVGTRPFGPICEFVRATGEIHLNSTWDEGIPEEIPHENLYGFAWNPMTLVGILQNIKGADSMRRVGTDALTPMFAKLLPMAFPNAELIDAEPAMQAARRIKTPEEVHALRRALLVAEEGIAAGAAALGPGTTEQALAGAVLEAEAAGGVSTPATQDAAWVTSRQHPWRRSDGDGLVRDGDLVALSAGVLADGYVAEVARTLFVGEPTDAVRTLYRRRDDLWDRLVEACRPGLTTSGLLDAYQKAGEHLPAMPVAHGLGLGFDPPVVSPSLRATAEADILEEGMVLAVTAYVWEQGVGAVFTRDAVLITADSAEILSTAPAYGESVHG; from the coding sequence GTGGGAACTGAGATCGAAGCCGACGGCCGCGCTCTGCGTTTTAGCCGCCGGGAGCGTGCTCTCGCTCAGATGGAGGTCTACGACCTCGACATGCTGGTACTCGGCAGGCAGGCCAACGTCCGCTACATCTCCGGTGCCCCGCAGCTGTGGGTGGTCGGCACCCGCCCGTTCGGGCCGATCTGCGAGTTCGTGCGTGCTACCGGCGAGATCCACCTCAACAGCACGTGGGACGAGGGTATCCCCGAGGAGATCCCGCACGAGAATCTGTACGGGTTCGCGTGGAACCCGATGACATTGGTCGGCATACTGCAGAACATCAAGGGTGCCGACAGTATGCGACGCGTCGGAACCGATGCGTTGACACCGATGTTCGCAAAACTGCTGCCGATGGCCTTCCCCAACGCGGAGTTGATCGATGCCGAGCCGGCCATGCAGGCTGCCCGCCGGATCAAGACGCCCGAGGAAGTCCACGCGTTGCGTCGTGCGCTGCTGGTCGCCGAGGAGGGCATCGCCGCGGGAGCCGCCGCCTTGGGGCCGGGCACCACGGAGCAGGCCCTCGCCGGCGCCGTGCTGGAGGCTGAGGCCGCCGGTGGAGTGAGTACGCCGGCGACCCAGGATGCGGCCTGGGTGACGTCGAGGCAGCATCCGTGGCGCCGCTCCGACGGTGACGGCCTGGTGCGTGACGGCGACCTGGTGGCGTTGTCGGCCGGGGTGTTGGCGGACGGATATGTCGCCGAGGTCGCCCGCACGCTCTTTGTCGGTGAGCCGACCGACGCCGTGCGGACGCTTTACCGGCGGCGCGACGACCTGTGGGACAGGTTGGTCGAGGCCTGCCGGCCCGGCCTGACCACGAGCGGGCTGTTGGATGCCTACCAGAAGGCCGGTGAACATCTTCCGGCGATGCCGGTGGCGCACGGCCTCGGACTGGGTTTCGACCCACCGGTGGTATCACCGAGTCTGCGGGCGACCGCGGAGGCCGACATTCTCGAGGAGGGCATGGTGCTTGCGGTCACCGCCTACGTGTGGGAACAGGGTGTCGGCGCGGTGTTTACCCGCGACGCGGTCCTGATCACCGCCGACAGCGCTGAAATCCTCTCGACCGCACCGGCTTACGGCGAGTCTGTTCATGGCTGA
- a CDS encoding enoyl-CoA hydratase/isomerase family protein, translated as MAERPSPEEIILYEKDPRTKIATITFNRPEFLNAPTSMARLRYADVLRAANTDNDVKVVIIRGVGDNLGSGADLPEFMEGNDNPSARLAELRLEDDGVGEVTYPPKGTFRNGATISSWYANSQAGNRALQDFKKISIVEAKGYCYGWHFYQCADADLVISSDDALFGHPSFRYHGWGPRMWTWVQMMGLRKFQEMVFTGRPFTAAEMYDCNFLNKVVTRDQLEAETLKYAQACARNRPVDTVFQQKMFFEIFKQQQGEYMGSLLSAFFESMGNGVANDSDDDLDMFESIDSGLSAAVNDNDSKFPPEFRLSKRNRAKED; from the coding sequence ATGGCTGAGCGGCCGTCTCCCGAGGAGATCATCCTCTACGAGAAGGATCCCAGGACCAAGATCGCCACCATCACCTTCAACCGTCCGGAGTTCCTCAACGCGCCGACGTCCATGGCGCGGTTGCGCTATGCCGATGTGCTGCGTGCGGCCAACACCGACAACGACGTGAAGGTGGTGATCATCCGCGGCGTCGGTGACAACCTGGGCAGCGGCGCCGACCTTCCCGAGTTCATGGAGGGCAACGACAATCCGTCCGCGCGGCTGGCCGAACTGCGGCTCGAGGATGACGGCGTCGGCGAGGTCACCTATCCCCCCAAGGGCACGTTCCGCAACGGCGCCACCATCAGCTCCTGGTACGCGAACTCACAGGCCGGCAACCGCGCGCTGCAGGACTTCAAGAAGATCAGCATCGTCGAGGCCAAAGGGTATTGCTACGGCTGGCACTTCTACCAGTGCGCTGACGCCGACCTGGTGATCTCGTCGGACGACGCGCTGTTCGGCCACCCATCGTTCCGTTACCACGGCTGGGGTCCGCGCATGTGGACCTGGGTGCAGATGATGGGGCTGCGCAAGTTCCAGGAGATGGTCTTCACCGGACGTCCGTTCACCGCTGCCGAGATGTATGACTGCAACTTCCTGAACAAGGTGGTCACGCGTGACCAGTTGGAGGCCGAGACTCTGAAGTACGCCCAGGCCTGCGCTCGGAATCGGCCGGTGGACACCGTGTTCCAGCAGAAGATGTTCTTCGAGATCTTCAAACAGCAGCAGGGCGAGTACATGGGCAGCCTGCTCAGCGCGTTCTTCGAGTCGATGGGCAACGGGGTCGCCAACGACAGCGACGACGACCTCGACATGTTCGAGTCGATCGACTCCGGCCTGTCCGCCGCGGTCAACGACAACGACAGCAAGTTCCCGCCCGAGTTCCGGCTGAGCAAACGCAACCGGGCCAAGGAGGACTAG
- a CDS encoding CoA transferase, whose product MSSVPDPPLSGYVVVDLSSGIAGAYCTKLLADGGAEIVKVETPQGDPLRAWSASGAEIADGADGALFSYLACSKRSVVADATSDGDFVNALLADADAVVWSRGSSLAEHPDFSPEAIRDRHPHLTVTAITAFGLGGPWSDRPATEFTLQAWSGGIVGLGRGAPDRAPVYVGGQVGEYLAGAYASAATLTSRIRGGAELVDLSMLETAILGLTYYPVSYFEMLGRPWRDARRLTVPGIARAKDGLVDIGCGTAQQWFDLCAMTGHQEWIDEESPLSITQQANERADDLYAWVADQTVAEIRDLATAFRIPNAPVAHGANVDSLDHFVARGSFILNPRDGFTQPGPPYRLAPAVLRPPEPAPRLGEHTELYRSRNSIPGRDSGSPAARNAIPREVPSIPGREGLPLEGVRVIDMTTFWAGPSCTHLMAMLGADVIHVESTRHPDGTRLIAGIPVTEELWWERSPIFSGLNTNKRGVTLDLQSAAGREVLNRLIATADVVVENFTPRVLESMGLTYDAVKAIRSDVIMVRMPGFGLDGPWRDNPAFAYVIEAAAGISWLTGYRDLNPFEPYSVGDPNAGIHAFNAVLLALEHRRRTGDGVMVEAAMVDAALNVAAEQVIEHSAYGALLERDGNRGPTAAPQNVYRTNEIDEFGRLDSWVAVAVATDAHWGGLRDALGRPEWAMSDEFTTASGRRAHHDLIDRHLSQWCSERAGDEIVEALWANGVPVGTVLQPHRQSGLPQLSHREFFESVEHPVNPATRHTTMPFRFTRGPRRVHRTAAPLLGEHNHDVLSELGLTDDEIARLEADGVIGTSPAR is encoded by the coding sequence GTGTCCTCCGTGCCTGATCCGCCACTCTCCGGCTACGTCGTCGTCGACCTGTCCAGTGGGATCGCCGGCGCCTACTGCACCAAACTACTCGCCGACGGCGGCGCTGAGATCGTCAAAGTCGAGACACCACAAGGTGATCCACTGCGCGCCTGGTCGGCGTCGGGGGCGGAGATCGCCGACGGCGCCGACGGCGCGCTGTTCAGCTACCTGGCGTGTTCCAAGCGCAGCGTGGTCGCCGACGCGACGTCGGACGGCGACTTCGTCAACGCGCTGCTCGCCGATGCGGACGCGGTCGTGTGGTCGCGGGGTTCGAGCCTGGCCGAGCATCCCGACTTCAGCCCCGAGGCGATCCGAGACCGGCACCCGCACCTGACCGTCACCGCGATCACGGCGTTCGGCCTCGGGGGCCCTTGGAGTGACCGTCCGGCAACGGAATTCACACTGCAGGCGTGGTCGGGTGGCATCGTCGGCCTCGGTCGCGGCGCCCCGGACCGGGCGCCGGTCTACGTCGGTGGACAGGTCGGGGAGTACCTGGCCGGCGCGTACGCCAGCGCGGCCACGCTGACCTCGCGGATACGGGGCGGCGCCGAACTGGTCGACCTGTCGATGCTGGAGACGGCGATACTTGGGCTGACCTACTACCCGGTGAGCTACTTCGAGATGCTGGGCAGGCCGTGGCGCGATGCGCGCAGGCTGACCGTTCCCGGCATCGCGCGCGCGAAGGACGGACTGGTCGATATCGGGTGCGGCACCGCCCAGCAGTGGTTCGACCTGTGCGCGATGACCGGCCATCAGGAGTGGATCGACGAGGAGTCGCCGCTGTCGATCACGCAGCAGGCCAACGAGCGAGCCGACGACCTCTACGCCTGGGTGGCCGACCAGACCGTGGCCGAGATCAGAGATCTTGCAACCGCGTTCCGCATCCCGAACGCCCCGGTCGCCCATGGTGCGAACGTGGACTCGCTGGACCACTTCGTCGCGCGCGGCTCGTTCATCCTCAACCCCCGTGACGGCTTCACCCAGCCCGGTCCGCCGTACCGCCTGGCGCCCGCGGTGCTGCGGCCCCCGGAGCCGGCCCCGCGCCTCGGCGAGCACACTGAGCTCTACCGCTCGCGGAATAGCATTCCTGGTCGCGATTCCGGCTCGCCGGCAGCCAGGAATGCTATTCCGCGGGAGGTGCCCTCAATTCCGGGGCGCGAGGGGTTGCCGCTCGAGGGCGTCCGGGTGATCGACATGACAACGTTCTGGGCCGGCCCGAGTTGTACCCATCTGATGGCCATGCTGGGCGCCGATGTCATCCACGTCGAGTCGACCCGGCACCCCGACGGCACCCGCCTGATCGCCGGCATCCCTGTCACCGAGGAACTCTGGTGGGAGCGATCGCCGATCTTCTCCGGGCTGAACACGAACAAGCGGGGCGTGACGCTGGATCTGCAGAGTGCCGCGGGCCGCGAGGTGCTCAACCGGTTGATCGCGACCGCCGACGTGGTGGTCGAGAACTTCACCCCGCGCGTGCTCGAGAGCATGGGGCTGACATACGACGCGGTGAAGGCGATCCGGTCGGATGTGATCATGGTGCGGATGCCGGGGTTCGGGCTCGACGGACCATGGCGGGACAACCCGGCATTCGCCTACGTCATCGAGGCTGCCGCCGGCATCAGCTGGCTGACGGGATATCGCGACCTCAACCCGTTCGAGCCGTACTCGGTCGGTGACCCCAACGCCGGAATCCACGCGTTCAACGCGGTGCTGCTCGCGCTGGAGCATCGACGCCGCACGGGCGACGGAGTGATGGTGGAGGCGGCGATGGTCGACGCCGCCCTCAACGTCGCCGCCGAGCAGGTGATCGAGCACTCGGCCTACGGTGCCCTGCTGGAACGCGACGGGAACCGGGGGCCGACGGCGGCACCGCAGAATGTGTACCGTACCAACGAGATCGACGAGTTCGGCCGCCTCGACAGCTGGGTGGCGGTGGCGGTGGCCACCGACGCGCACTGGGGTGGATTACGTGATGCGCTCGGGCGACCCGAGTGGGCGATGTCGGACGAGTTCACCACCGCATCGGGCCGACGCGCCCACCACGATCTGATCGACCGGCATCTCTCGCAGTGGTGCAGTGAGCGCGCCGGTGACGAGATCGTGGAGGCGCTGTGGGCCAACGGGGTTCCGGTCGGCACGGTGCTGCAGCCGCACCGGCAGAGCGGGCTGCCTCAGTTGTCACATCGCGAGTTCTTCGAATCGGTCGAGCACCCGGTCAATCCCGCCACCAGGCACACCACCATGCCGTTCCGCTTCACCCGCGGGCCTCGGCGGGTGCACCGGACCGCGGCGCCGCTGCTCGGTGAGCACAATCACGACGTGCTGAGCGAACTCGGGCTCACCGACGACGAGATCGCCCGGCTCGAGGCCGACGGGGTCATCGGCACGTCGCCGGCCCGATAG
- a CDS encoding SDR family oxidoreductase: MAIDPSDILLTGRVAVVTGGGAGIGRGIAEGLAAFGVSVAIWERDPDTCAAAADAVGGLGMVTDVRDTAAVDAALERTQRELGMVSILVNNAGGTFNSPLLDTTENGWDALYRSNLRHVLLCTQRVARRLVEAHSPGSVINVTSIEGVRAAPGYAAYAAAKAGVINYTRTASFELAPHDIRVNALAPDLTMTEGLQNLVAADAAGIADGIPMRRAGHVDEMAAAAVFLASDMASYITGQTIHVDGGTEAAGGWYHHPQSGTPTLGPG, from the coding sequence ATGGCCATCGACCCGTCCGACATCCTGCTCACCGGACGGGTTGCCGTCGTCACCGGCGGAGGCGCCGGCATCGGCCGCGGCATCGCCGAGGGATTGGCGGCCTTCGGCGTCTCCGTCGCGATCTGGGAACGCGACCCCGACACCTGCGCCGCTGCAGCCGACGCCGTCGGGGGACTGGGGATGGTGACCGATGTGCGCGACACCGCTGCTGTCGATGCCGCGCTGGAGCGCACGCAACGTGAGCTCGGAATGGTGTCGATCCTGGTCAACAACGCCGGCGGTACCTTCAACTCGCCGTTGCTCGACACCACCGAGAACGGGTGGGATGCGCTGTACCGCAGCAATCTCCGACACGTGCTGTTGTGCACCCAGCGGGTGGCGCGCCGACTGGTGGAGGCCCACAGCCCGGGCAGCGTCATCAACGTCACCTCGATCGAGGGCGTTCGGGCGGCGCCCGGTTACGCCGCCTATGCGGCCGCCAAGGCGGGTGTCATCAACTACACCCGGACGGCATCGTTCGAACTGGCGCCACACGACATCCGGGTCAACGCGCTGGCGCCGGATCTCACCATGACCGAGGGTCTGCAGAATCTGGTGGCTGCCGATGCCGCGGGCATCGCAGACGGCATTCCGATGCGCCGCGCCGGTCATGTCGACGAAATGGCCGCTGCCGCAGTATTCCTCGCATCCGATATGGCGAGCTACATCACCGGCCAGACGATCCACGTCGACGGGGGCACCGAGGCCGCCGGTGGCTGGTACCACCACCCGCAGTCGGGCACGCCGACGCTGGGCCCCGGCTGA
- a CDS encoding NAD(P)-dependent oxidoreductase has protein sequence MPGTVLVTGGFGLVGSATVRRLAQLGRSVVVADLGTPANRKAAESLPPGVTVQWADLTDADQTAGLVAQVAPEVIIHLAAVIPPGIYKNRALARRVNVDATATLVGIAQAQPSPPRFVQASSNAVFGARNPHRATGPVTADMPMRHSDLYSAHKAEAEAIVRASSLDWVVLRLGGVLSVDPKAMTLSADALRFESALPTDGRLHTVDVRDVAWAFAAATTADVVGEILLIAGDDSHRMLQGDVGPALAATRGLKNGLPPGRKGNPNSDDDWFVTDWMDTTRAQEALSFQHHSWQDMLDEAARQAGVSKYVLRLAAPLARAILKRRGAYWKQPGQYADVWNAIRRTIGDPSPDS, from the coding sequence ATGCCGGGAACGGTGCTCGTCACCGGGGGCTTCGGACTCGTCGGTTCAGCAACGGTTCGGCGCCTGGCCCAACTGGGCCGCAGCGTCGTCGTCGCCGACCTCGGTACCCCCGCCAACCGCAAGGCGGCCGAGTCGCTGCCTCCCGGTGTGACGGTCCAGTGGGCGGATCTCACCGACGCCGATCAGACTGCCGGACTCGTCGCCCAGGTCGCTCCCGAGGTGATCATCCATCTTGCGGCGGTCATCCCGCCGGGGATCTACAAGAACCGCGCCCTGGCCCGTCGGGTCAACGTCGATGCCACCGCGACACTGGTCGGCATCGCGCAGGCGCAACCGTCTCCCCCGCGGTTCGTGCAGGCCTCCAGCAACGCAGTATTCGGCGCGCGCAACCCGCATCGTGCCACCGGACCAGTGACCGCGGACATGCCGATGCGGCATTCCGACCTGTACAGCGCGCACAAGGCCGAGGCCGAGGCGATCGTGCGGGCGTCTTCGCTCGACTGGGTGGTGCTGCGCCTCGGTGGGGTGCTCAGTGTGGACCCCAAAGCCATGACGCTGTCGGCCGACGCTCTGCGTTTCGAGAGTGCACTGCCCACCGACGGCCGGTTGCACACCGTCGACGTCCGCGACGTCGCCTGGGCGTTCGCCGCCGCGACCACCGCCGATGTCGTGGGCGAGATCCTGCTGATCGCAGGCGACGATTCCCACCGGATGCTGCAGGGCGACGTCGGACCGGCGCTGGCCGCGACCCGCGGGCTCAAGAACGGCCTGCCGCCGGGGCGTAAGGGCAACCCCAACAGCGACGACGACTGGTTCGTCACCGACTGGATGGACACCACCAGAGCGCAGGAAGCGCTTTCCTTCCAACATCATTCGTGGCAGGACATGCTCGACGAGGCGGCCCGGCAGGCCGGTGTCTCGAAGTACGTACTGCGACTGGCAGCCCCGCTCGCGCGGGCGATCCTCAAGAGGCGCGGAGCCTACTGGAAGCAACCCGGTCAATACGCCGATGTGTGGAACGCGATCCGGCGCACGATCGGCGATCCGTCGCCGGACTCCTGA
- a CDS encoding lysophospholipid acyltransferase family protein encodes MSDDRAEMAKWDPEFTRQITSRVGPLIKRYFRAEVRGLDSMPAAGGALLVSNHSGGMLTPDVLVFAPEFYKRFGYDRPLYTLGHYGIFLGPTGDYLRRAGVIEASRENAADALRSGAVVLVFPGGDYDSYRPTFTANVVDFAGRTGYVRTAVESGVPIVPMVSIGAQETQMFLARGDSIARMLGLTRARLEILPVSVGFPFGLSVIFPPNIPLPSKIVTRVLDPIDVVAEFGENPDVDEVDLHVRAVMQAALDELARQRRFPVLG; translated from the coding sequence ATGTCCGACGACCGGGCCGAGATGGCCAAGTGGGACCCTGAATTCACCCGCCAGATCACCAGCCGGGTAGGTCCGCTGATCAAACGATACTTCCGGGCTGAAGTCCGTGGCCTGGATTCCATGCCCGCGGCCGGCGGGGCACTGCTGGTCTCCAACCATTCCGGCGGCATGCTCACCCCCGACGTGCTGGTGTTCGCCCCGGAGTTCTACAAACGGTTCGGATACGACCGGCCGCTCTACACACTCGGTCACTATGGCATCTTCCTCGGCCCGACGGGCGACTACCTGCGCCGCGCGGGGGTCATCGAAGCGAGCCGCGAGAATGCGGCTGACGCGCTCCGCTCCGGCGCCGTGGTGCTGGTGTTCCCCGGTGGCGACTACGACTCCTACCGCCCCACCTTCACGGCCAACGTCGTCGACTTCGCCGGCCGCACCGGTTACGTCCGCACAGCCGTCGAATCGGGCGTGCCGATCGTGCCCATGGTGTCCATCGGCGCGCAGGAGACCCAGATGTTCCTCGCCCGTGGCGATTCGATTGCGCGCATGCTGGGTCTGACCCGGGCACGCCTGGAGATCCTGCCCGTCAGTGTCGGATTCCCGTTCGGTCTCTCCGTCATCTTCCCGCCCAACATCCCCCTGCCGTCGAAGATCGTCACCCGCGTCCTGGACCCCATCGACGTCGTCGCGGAGTTCGGTGAGAACCCGGACGTCGACGAGGTCGACCTTCATGTCAGAGCGGTGATGCAGGCCGCCCTCGACGAGTTGGCCCGCCAACGCCGCTTCCCGGTGCTGGGCTGA